A stretch of Segatella copri DNA encodes these proteins:
- a CDS encoding ATP-binding response regulator yields the protein MERKEQTGHICRWMALGIMTAIIIVGCTIVIGLFEWRDRKEIECRNAELHQWRKNVHDLNLHITELSLLGEMVADWDSTDVNEYHSLRLEVDSMLEGIAGICPKEDSDTICRLLAEKEQLLLDIKDAMQDLNATQEKLTAEVPRIVEQNKTESKRLSAMPQQAKPKKRGFFSRLFGKKENAVTTGSRLTQTEKMLTNLNQTVVAKHHQQSRKVVEILDSLGNRNEGINKQLQRVISLADENVDNGIKVRERQIADLEGNYTYYYIGMIGLLILVFFVLFLLVWRFAFKTRKSKEETRKVMLTVTHEMRSPLSAIKDYARKISGLDDATDESKRYADLIVDTSKGLTSMIDSFLVYSKLANGKATVKERPFRMMDIAEQLKIEYEPFAAKKQLELSVSNKADGVVNGDKEKVLTIGRNLLSNAIKYTEKGEIVLSTTYKDGVFMLKVKDTGTGLDDKQQKQIFKEFARLGNAVTQPGFGLGLSIVKNLVSLMKGKIDVSSHQGLGSIFTISLPMAAAEKQNVEPILYRTKRQDSFTVIAIDDSHVQLSTIREAFASNGIVCDTCNNATDLLDMMRKKSYDLLITDLKMAEVNGIEILEMMRMVNVRNSKTIPVVVMTAAPNVSEQELLDAGFVACLFKPMSDKDLINTARKCVNGKIAEKQIDFSMLLTYGNEKETLENFVKEMTDTLGSIRNAAQRGEPQENVRCHSPRKKLVDDGTI from the coding sequence ATGGAACGCAAAGAACAGACCGGGCATATCTGTAGATGGATGGCTTTAGGCATCATGACTGCCATCATCATCGTAGGATGTACCATTGTAATCGGCCTATTTGAATGGCGCGACAGAAAGGAGATTGAGTGTAGAAATGCAGAACTGCATCAGTGGCGAAAGAATGTGCATGACTTAAACTTGCACATAACGGAATTGTCACTGCTTGGTGAAATGGTTGCGGATTGGGACTCAACAGATGTAAATGAGTATCATTCGCTTCGATTGGAAGTGGACAGTATGCTTGAAGGCATCGCAGGTATCTGTCCGAAAGAAGATTCTGATACGATCTGCCGTCTTCTTGCAGAAAAGGAACAGCTCCTTCTGGATATAAAGGATGCCATGCAGGATCTGAATGCCACTCAAGAAAAGCTGACCGCAGAAGTTCCAAGAATTGTAGAGCAGAATAAAACTGAAAGCAAAAGACTTTCAGCTATGCCACAGCAGGCAAAGCCAAAGAAGCGCGGTTTCTTCAGCAGATTGTTCGGCAAGAAAGAAAATGCAGTAACAACAGGCAGCCGTTTAACCCAAACAGAAAAGATGCTCACCAACCTAAACCAAACGGTTGTTGCTAAACATCACCAGCAAAGCCGTAAGGTAGTGGAGATATTGGATAGTCTTGGAAACAGAAATGAAGGTATCAATAAGCAGTTGCAAAGAGTAATCAGCTTAGCTGATGAGAATGTGGATAATGGCATAAAAGTTCGTGAGCGACAAATCGCAGACTTGGAAGGCAATTATACCTATTATTATATAGGGATGATAGGATTGTTGATATTGGTATTTTTCGTATTATTCCTATTGGTATGGCGATTCGCATTCAAGACACGTAAGAGCAAGGAAGAAACAAGAAAGGTGATGCTGACAGTAACGCATGAGATGCGCAGTCCCTTGTCTGCCATCAAGGATTATGCTCGCAAGATTAGCGGACTTGATGATGCTACGGATGAAAGCAAACGATATGCCGACTTGATTGTTGACACATCGAAAGGCTTGACTTCTATGATTGACAGTTTCCTGGTTTACTCCAAATTAGCGAATGGAAAGGCGACCGTCAAGGAACGCCCTTTCCGTATGATGGACATTGCCGAGCAATTAAAGATAGAGTATGAGCCCTTTGCAGCGAAGAAGCAACTGGAATTGAGCGTCAGCAATAAGGCAGATGGTGTTGTCAATGGAGATAAGGAAAAGGTGCTTACAATAGGACGCAATCTGCTTTCCAATGCCATCAAATATACGGAAAAGGGTGAGATAGTATTGTCCACAACCTATAAAGATGGTGTGTTCATGCTAAAGGTTAAGGATACGGGAACAGGATTGGATGACAAGCAACAAAAACAAATCTTCAAGGAATTTGCAAGATTGGGAAATGCGGTCACCCAACCGGGATTTGGCTTGGGGCTTTCTATTGTCAAGAACCTCGTTTCACTGATGAAAGGAAAAATCGATGTGTCCAGTCACCAAGGGCTTGGAAGTATCTTTACCATTAGTCTTCCTATGGCTGCAGCCGAAAAGCAGAATGTGGAACCAATCCTGTATAGAACGAAACGACAAGATTCGTTTACTGTCATTGCCATTGATGATAGCCATGTGCAACTGAGTACCATCCGTGAGGCGTTTGCATCGAACGGCATCGTATGTGACACTTGTAATAATGCCACGGACTTGTTGGATATGATGCGCAAAAAATCTTATGATCTGCTGATAACGGATTTGAAGATGGCTGAAGTGAATGGTATCGAGATTCTGGAAATGATGCGTATGGTGAACGTGCGTAACTCTAAGACTATTCCTGTTGTTGTTATGACAGCAGCACCAAATGTGAGTGAGCAAGAACTGCTTGACGCAGGATTTGTCGCTTGTCTGTTCAAGCCGATGTCTGACAAGGATTTGATAAACACTGCAAGAAAGTGTGTGAATGGCAAGATAGCAGAAAAACAAATAGACTTCTCTATGTTGCTGACCTACGGCAATGAAAAAGAGACTTTGGAGAATTTCGTAAAGGAAATGACTGACACATTGGGCAGTATCCGTAATGCAGCCCAGAGAGGAGAACCGCAAGAAAATGTCCGATGCCATTCACCACGCAAGAAGCTCGTGGATGATGGCACAATCTGA
- a CDS encoding sigma-54-dependent transcriptional regulator, which translates to MKKVIIIEDSPTFCNMLGKKLEAKGWEIILCYNYRDGLKAVRESSEWDVVISDMRLGNDNGIDLLEWMRSNGYQNPFIIMTSYDESMSAVRTMKLGAEDYIPKKLLLDVVYERLEEIIDKQKRLVELNNKIVYRKSEKFRRIYKMAELFAKSDMAVMILGDNGTGKEHIAEKIHLQSKRADKPFEVVDCGTLSAELAVSALFGHEKGAFTSADAARKGYFELAAGGTLFLDEIGNLPKDVQAMLLRVLQSKSYRPLGATKDKVADVRIIAATNENLQEAVREGRFRSDSVLSTSRSGY; encoded by the coding sequence ATGAAGAAAGTAATAATCATTGAAGACAGCCCGACATTTTGCAATATGTTGGGCAAGAAGTTGGAGGCAAAGGGCTGGGAAATAATCTTATGCTACAATTACAGAGATGGTCTGAAAGCTGTGAGGGAATCCTCTGAATGGGATGTTGTCATTTCGGATATGCGCTTGGGGAATGATAACGGCATCGACCTGTTGGAATGGATGCGTAGTAACGGCTACCAGAATCCATTTATCATCATGACATCTTACGATGAAAGCATGAGTGCCGTGAGGACTATGAAATTGGGAGCAGAAGACTATATACCGAAGAAATTGTTGCTTGATGTAGTTTATGAACGTTTGGAAGAAATCATAGACAAGCAGAAACGACTCGTAGAGTTGAATAACAAGATTGTTTACCGCAAAAGTGAGAAGTTTCGCCGTATATACAAAATGGCAGAATTGTTTGCCAAAAGCGACATGGCTGTTATGATATTGGGAGACAACGGAACAGGCAAAGAACATATAGCGGAAAAGATACATCTGCAAAGCAAAAGAGCCGACAAGCCTTTTGAAGTAGTAGATTGCGGTACGCTTTCTGCGGAACTTGCCGTTTCCGCTCTCTTCGGACATGAGAAAGGAGCATTCACAAGTGCAGACGCAGCAAGAAAAGGTTACTTTGAATTGGCTGCTGGAGGTACGCTGTTCTTGGACGAGATAGGCAACCTGCCGAAAGACGTACAGGCGATGTTGCTGCGTGTGTTGCAATCCAAGAGCTACCGACCATTGGGAGCTACAAAAGATAAAGTGGCTGATGTGCGCATTATTGCCGCCACCAACGAAAACCTGCAAGAGGCAGTTCGGGAAGGACGATTCAGAAGCGACTCTGTATTATCGACTTCACGAAGCGGTTATTGA
- a CDS encoding helix-turn-helix domain-containing protein, which translates to MCALLPPPTKTCKRQFGKDDSEATLYYRLHEAVIEIPRLRDCKEDIMPLANFFLKLYDRHTDKEIKCISKEAQRALVSHTWPGNVRELKSCIMRAMLLCENEIIDVEDLQLSQSALTEEALDFDEQERKINRERILWALKQCNGIKRDAAKMLEMSHTTFYARMKEYGIPTNKL; encoded by the coding sequence ATGTGCGCATTATTGCCGCCACCAACGAAAACCTGCAAGAGGCAGTTCGGGAAGGACGATTCAGAAGCGACTCTGTATTATCGACTTCACGAAGCGGTTATTGAGATTCCACGGTTGCGAGATTGCAAGGAAGATATTATGCCATTAGCTAACTTCTTCCTGAAACTATATGATAGGCATACGGACAAAGAAATAAAATGTATCAGTAAGGAAGCGCAAAGGGCACTTGTAAGCCATACATGGCCAGGCAATGTGCGTGAGTTGAAATCATGTATCATGCGAGCTATGCTGTTATGCGAGAATGAGATAATAGATGTCGAGGACTTGCAGTTGTCACAATCGGCATTGACAGAAGAGGCTTTGGACTTTGATGAACAAGAACGCAAGATCAATCGAGAGCGTATCTTGTGGGCTTTGAAGCAATGCAATGGCATCAAGCGTGATGCGGCAAAAATGTTGGAAATGAGCCATACTACATTCTATGCCCGTATGAAAGAGTATGGTATTCCAACTAACAAGTTGTAA
- a CDS encoding RteC domain-containing protein, translating into MEYNILIETDFFNLLNAGHKNKGGNALENSYREFIKVVVDLCSTNVKQAVFALSYAETELDFHLSMPHIKDCLGTVGLYVRKAIAFVRRMQEHVAATYHLHVTTSTSEASPPVSSESKPLVKWTGNAVDLVEMVYGICVMGSVNDGDVKFKDLAQAMYQFFGIKAKDCYRFYTDIRRRKNHSRTYFLDRMQEKLNDKMRKDDELERMRR; encoded by the coding sequence ATGGAATACAACATATTGATAGAGACTGATTTTTTCAACTTGCTGAATGCAGGTCATAAGAACAAAGGTGGTAACGCTTTGGAGAACTCATACCGTGAGTTTATCAAGGTTGTGGTTGATTTATGCAGCACCAACGTGAAGCAAGCGGTCTTTGCACTGTCATACGCAGAGACCGAGCTTGACTTTCATCTGTCAATGCCCCATATAAAGGATTGTTTGGGAACCGTAGGCTTGTATGTGCGCAAGGCTATTGCATTTGTCCGAAGGATGCAAGAGCATGTGGCAGCAACATATCATCTTCATGTGACCACATCCACTTCAGAAGCCTCTCCGCCAGTATCATCAGAATCAAAGCCATTAGTAAAATGGACTGGCAATGCCGTTGACCTTGTAGAAATGGTATATGGCATCTGCGTAATGGGAAGCGTGAACGATGGCGATGTGAAGTTCAAGGACTTGGCGCAAGCCATGTACCAGTTCTTTGGTATCAAAGCCAAGGACTGCTATCGTTTCTATACCGACATCAGAAGACGCAAGAACCATAGCCGTACTTACTTCCTTGACAGAATGCAGGAGAAGTTGAACGACAAAATGCGAAAGGATGATGAATTGGAAAGAATGAGACGATAA
- the mobC gene encoding conjugal transfer protein MobC gives MAQEDDLRALGKIMDFLRAVSIILAIMNVYWYCYEAMHMWGVTIGVVDRILINFNRTGGLFHSILYTKLFSLLLLALSCLGTKGVKAEKMSWNRISTVLVVGFCLFFLNWWILLLPISHLGNATLYIFTMTAGYICLLMGGLWMSRLLKYNLMEDVFNNENESFMQETKLMENEYSVNLPTRFYYKKKWQRGWINVVNPFRATIVLGTPGSGKSFAVVNNYIKQQIEKGYSMYIYDFKFPDLSTIAYNHMMNHQNGYKVKPQFYVINFDDPRRSHRCNPIHPDFMSDISDAYESAYTIMLNLNKTWVQKQGDFFVESPIILFAAIIWYLRIYKDGKYCTFPHAIELLNRRYEDVFPILTSYPELENYLSPFMDAWQGGAMEQLAGQIASAKIPLSRMISPQLYWVMSASEFTLDINNPNEPKILCVGNNPDRQNIYGAALGLYNSRIVKLINKKGQLKSSVIIDELPTIYFKGLDNLIATARSNKVAVCLGFQDFSQLVRDYGDKEAKVVINTVGNIFSGQVVGETAKTLSERFGKVLQKRQSISINRQDVSTSINTQMDSLIPPSKISGLTQGMFVGSVSDNFTERIEQKIFHAEIVVDTDKVKREESHYQPIPIINDFKDADGNDCMKQAIQDNYNQIKEDVKLIVKDELERITGDESLKHLIQK, from the coding sequence ATGGCACAAGAAGACGATTTGAGAGCATTGGGGAAAATTATGGATTTTCTCCGTGCCGTGAGTATAATTCTCGCTATTATGAATGTATATTGGTATTGCTACGAGGCAATGCACATGTGGGGAGTGACAATCGGGGTTGTTGACAGAATCCTGATCAACTTCAACCGTACAGGCGGTTTATTCCATTCCATCCTCTATACCAAGCTGTTTTCGCTTCTGCTCCTGGCACTCTCATGTCTGGGAACCAAGGGCGTAAAGGCAGAAAAGATGAGTTGGAACAGGATTTCTACAGTTCTTGTCGTGGGCTTCTGCCTATTCTTCCTCAACTGGTGGATATTATTGTTGCCTATATCTCATTTGGGCAATGCCACGCTGTACATCTTTACAATGACAGCAGGTTATATCTGCCTGTTGATGGGAGGACTCTGGATGAGCAGACTCTTGAAATACAACCTCATGGAGGATGTGTTCAATAATGAGAATGAGAGTTTCATGCAGGAAACCAAACTCATGGAGAACGAGTATTCCGTCAATCTGCCAACACGATTCTATTACAAGAAGAAATGGCAGAGAGGATGGATCAACGTGGTCAATCCGTTCCGAGCGACCATCGTGTTAGGTACACCGGGTAGTGGTAAGTCCTTTGCTGTAGTGAACAACTACATCAAACAGCAGATAGAGAAGGGGTATTCAATGTATATCTATGATTTCAAGTTTCCCGACCTTTCGACGATTGCCTACAACCACATGATGAACCATCAGAATGGATATAAGGTCAAGCCCCAGTTCTATGTCATCAACTTTGATGATCCTCGCAGAAGTCATCGCTGCAATCCTATTCACCCAGATTTTATGAGTGACATTTCCGATGCTTATGAGAGTGCATACACCATCATGCTCAATCTCAACAAGACGTGGGTACAGAAGCAGGGCGACTTCTTCGTGGAGAGTCCGATTATTCTGTTTGCTGCCATCATCTGGTACCTAAGAATCTACAAGGACGGAAAGTATTGCACCTTTCCTCATGCCATCGAACTGCTCAACCGCAGATACGAAGATGTCTTTCCGATACTAACGAGCTATCCCGAACTTGAAAATTATTTATCTCCGTTCATGGATGCCTGGCAAGGTGGGGCGATGGAGCAGTTGGCGGGGCAGATTGCAAGCGCAAAGATTCCGTTGTCACGAATGATTTCACCACAACTCTACTGGGTGATGTCCGCAAGCGAGTTTACACTCGACATCAACAATCCCAATGAACCTAAGATTCTGTGTGTCGGAAATAATCCTGACCGACAGAATATTTATGGTGCCGCACTCGGTTTGTACAACAGCCGCATCGTGAAACTCATCAACAAGAAGGGACAACTCAAATCATCCGTTATCATTGACGAGTTACCAACTATCTATTTCAAAGGCTTGGATAATCTGATTGCTACGGCACGAAGCAACAAGGTGGCGGTGTGTTTAGGCTTCCAAGACTTCTCGCAGTTGGTTCGCGATTATGGAGACAAGGAGGCAAAGGTGGTTATCAATACCGTTGGTAATATCTTCAGCGGACAGGTCGTTGGCGAGACCGCCAAGACTTTATCCGAGCGTTTCGGCAAGGTGCTCCAAAAGCGTCAGTCCATTTCCATCAACCGACAGGATGTCTCTACGTCCATCAATACCCAAATGGACAGTCTCATTCCGCCAAGCAAGATTAGTGGTCTTACCCAAGGTATGTTTGTCGGCTCTGTTTCCGACAACTTCACCGAGCGCATAGAGCAGAAGATCTTCCATGCCGAGATTGTCGTTGACACCGACAAGGTAAAGCGAGAGGAAAGCCATTATCAGCCTATCCCCATCATCAACGACTTCAAGGATGCGGATGGCAACGACTGCATGAAGCAAGCCATTCAGGACAACTACAACCAAATCAAGGAAGATGTCAAGCTGATTGTCAAGGACGAGCTGGAGCGCATCACTGGTGACGAGAGCTTAAAGCATCTCATACAGAAATAA
- the mobB gene encoding conjugal transfer protein MobB, with protein MVAKISFGSSLYGALAYNGEKINKEEGKLLATNKIFDDCSGKTSIANALRDFQRYLSPHIRTEKPVVHISLNPHPDDVLTDMEMENIAREYLERMGYGNQPYMVYKHEDIDRHHMHIVTIRVDENGKCLDSRYNYHKSKAITRDLEEKYNLHKADRKQRQADNPLRKVDVSQGNVKKQVANTVKSLCATYRFQSLGEYRALLSLYNISLEEVRGEVGGREYHGFVYSATDGQGNKVGNPFKASKIDKSVGIEAIEKRFAYSTKKFKEDKKLSEMTRHSVEAVLKQTYHKDKFVELLKAKGIDVVFRHTADGRIYGATFIDHRTKSVFNGSRLGKNLSANALQEHFTLPYENEQPIPLTIPKEDGTMPELEYHGSGLFDEYGSGLGLMAGNGSSNEAQEAAFDRELRRKKKKRKGRNL; from the coding sequence ATGGTCGCAAAGATAAGTTTCGGAAGTTCATTGTATGGTGCACTGGCATACAATGGTGAGAAGATTAACAAGGAAGAAGGAAAACTCTTGGCTACAAACAAGATCTTTGATGATTGTTCTGGAAAGACGAGCATAGCCAATGCCTTGCGTGATTTCCAGCGATACCTTTCTCCGCACATCAGAACAGAGAAGCCTGTAGTGCATATATCCTTGAATCCGCATCCTGATGATGTGCTGACGGATATGGAGATGGAGAATATTGCCCGTGAATACTTGGAGCGCATGGGATATGGCAACCAGCCATACATGGTCTACAAGCATGAGGACATTGACCGTCACCACATGCACATCGTAACCATCCGGGTGGATGAAAACGGCAAGTGCTTGGATAGCCGATACAACTACCATAAGAGCAAGGCTATCACCCGTGACTTGGAGGAGAAGTACAATCTCCACAAGGCAGACCGCAAGCAACGCCAGGCAGACAATCCACTTCGTAAGGTGGATGTAAGCCAAGGCAATGTGAAGAAGCAGGTTGCCAACACAGTAAAATCTCTCTGCGCTACCTACAGGTTCCAGTCATTGGGCGAGTACCGTGCACTTCTTTCCTTATATAATATATCCTTGGAGGAAGTCAGAGGCGAAGTTGGCGGTCGTGAGTATCATGGTTTTGTCTATTCTGCCACGGACGGACAGGGCAATAAGGTTGGAAATCCTTTCAAGGCTTCCAAGATTGATAAATCTGTCGGTATAGAGGCGATAGAAAAGCGGTTCGCTTATTCTACCAAGAAGTTCAAGGAGGACAAGAAACTCTCCGAGATGACCCGTCATAGCGTGGAAGCTGTCTTGAAGCAGACGTATCATAAGGATAAGTTCGTTGAGTTGCTGAAAGCAAAGGGCATTGATGTTGTTTTCCGCCATACAGCTGACGGCCGTATCTACGGAGCAACATTCATTGATCACCGCACCAAAAGCGTTTTCAATGGTTCAAGGCTTGGAAAGAATCTTTCTGCCAATGCCCTGCAGGAGCACTTCACCTTGCCTTACGAGAATGAGCAGCCGATACCACTTACCATCCCGAAGGAAGATGGCACAATGCCGGAACTGGAATATCATGGTTCTGGCTTGTTCGATGAGTACGGCAGCGGTCTTGGACTTATGGCAGGGAATGGTTCTTCCAACGAGGCACAGGAAGCAGCATTTGATAGAGAGTTACGCAGAAAGAAAAAGAAACGAAAAGGGAGAAACCTTTAA
- the mobA gene encoding conjugal transfer protein MobA, with translation MNTERKRGGRIPKLNPKSHHVMLRFDDDEWMKFLVMYEQTDVKAKAVFAKARIFGEPFKVLREDKTLVEYYTKLSSFHSQYRMIGNNYNQVVKELRCHFSEKKAMALLYKLENCTRELVSLTREIVELTRKFEERWSQR, from the coding sequence ATGAACACAGAAAGAAAACGAGGGGGACGAATCCCCAAGCTGAACCCGAAGTCGCACCATGTGATGCTTCGGTTCGACGATGACGAATGGATGAAATTCCTCGTCATGTATGAGCAGACTGATGTGAAGGCGAAGGCTGTTTTTGCCAAGGCACGCATCTTCGGCGAGCCGTTCAAGGTGCTGCGCGAGGACAAGACACTGGTGGAATACTACACCAAGCTTTCTTCTTTTCACTCGCAGTACCGAATGATTGGCAACAACTACAACCAGGTTGTCAAGGAACTCCGTTGTCATTTCTCAGAGAAAAAGGCGATGGCTTTGCTCTATAAGCTGGAGAACTGCACCAGGGAACTGGTCTCTCTTACCCGTGAGATTGTTGAACTAACCCGTAAGTTTGAGGAAAGATGGTCGCAAAGATAA
- a CDS encoding ParA family protein produces MSKTRFVAFATQKGGIGKSTITALVANYIHNVKGFNVAVIDCDEPQHNIADLRDEEMELIKDSVYFKAQACEHFKKLGKKSYSVTRSNALNALDDAEKVLEESEVEPDFIFFDMPGTIKSEGVMKTLSQMDYIFVPVSADRFVIESALSFVQLFYDNLVTPGLSVTKELAFFWTMVDKRERTNLYEVYEGMFASLGYSLLNTRLPDSKRFRRELSENRKAVFRSTIFPADPNLLRGSGIKELSDEICEIIKT; encoded by the coding sequence ATGAGTAAAACAAGATTTGTAGCTTTTGCAACACAGAAAGGTGGAATCGGAAAATCCACCATCACGGCTCTTGTAGCCAACTACATTCACAATGTTAAAGGTTTCAATGTAGCAGTCATTGACTGTGACGAACCACAGCACAATATCGCAGACCTGCGTGATGAGGAAATGGAACTCATCAAGGACAGCGTTTATTTCAAGGCACAAGCCTGTGAGCATTTCAAGAAGTTGGGCAAGAAATCCTACAGTGTTACGAGAAGCAATGCACTCAACGCACTTGATGACGCAGAGAAAGTGTTGGAGGAATCTGAGGTTGAACCCGACTTTATTTTCTTTGACATGCCGGGAACAATCAAAAGCGAAGGTGTCATGAAGACCTTGTCACAGATGGATTACATCTTTGTTCCTGTCAGCGCTGACCGCTTTGTGATAGAAAGCGCATTGAGTTTTGTCCAGTTGTTCTACGACAACCTCGTGACTCCGGGCTTGTCTGTCACCAAGGAACTTGCATTCTTCTGGACGATGGTTGACAAACGAGAACGCACGAATTTATATGAAGTGTATGAAGGAATGTTTGCTTCTCTCGGCTATTCACTTCTCAACACACGACTTCCAGACAGCAAGCGTTTCAGAAGAGAACTGTCGGAGAATCGAAAGGCTGTGTTCCGTTCCACCATCTTCCCCGCAGACCCGAATCTGTTGCGAGGGAGTGGCATCAAGGAATTGTCTGACGAAATTTGTGAAATTATAAAAACATAA
- a CDS encoding DUF3408 domain-containing protein: protein MVSRKINTDAIDESLLIASVGKSKIGTTTASILNGASQNQVRDTEEKEEDEKKNPRSQMDKPAAPRKPSKVSSESYDAAFLKRNEIKTRQCVYISREIHKRISRIVSVLAKHELTVGGYIDLILERHLEENQEEINVLLRKEIDDWNV from the coding sequence ATGGTAAGCAGAAAAATTAACACCGATGCAATAGATGAAAGTCTGCTCATTGCCTCTGTTGGCAAGAGCAAGATAGGCACGACAACGGCATCCATCCTTAATGGAGCCTCTCAAAACCAAGTGAGGGATACCGAAGAGAAAGAAGAGGATGAAAAGAAAAATCCACGTTCACAGATGGATAAGCCTGCAGCCCCACGCAAGCCATCCAAGGTTTCCTCTGAAAGTTATGATGCTGCATTTCTCAAACGAAACGAGATAAAGACTCGTCAATGCGTTTATATCAGTCGTGAGATACACAAGAGAATTTCGAGGATTGTCAGTGTGCTCGCAAAGCATGAGTTGACAGTTGGTGGTTATATCGACCTTATTCTTGAGAGACATCTTGAAGAGAACCAGGAAGAAATCAACGTCTTGCTGAGAAAAGAGATAGATGACTGGAATGTATGA
- a CDS encoding DUF3408 domain-containing protein, whose amino-acid sequence MERNRKRKNGATKEYISIQSTVNVTVSSQAEKRVGYIDKFMSKADFTARNGKQVCIKEETHERIMKFVNVVGKGQATVASFIDNIINEHFAIHAAEIKAAFDEGLKAYRL is encoded by the coding sequence ATGGAAAGAAACAGAAAAAGAAAGAATGGTGCGACAAAGGAATACATCAGTATTCAGTCCACAGTGAATGTAACCGTGTCGTCCCAAGCAGAAAAAAGAGTTGGGTATATAGACAAGTTTATGTCCAAAGCCGACTTTACTGCAAGAAACGGTAAGCAAGTCTGCATCAAAGAAGAGACACATGAGCGCATTATGAAGTTTGTGAATGTGGTTGGTAAAGGACAGGCTACTGTAGCAAGTTTCATAGACAACATCATCAACGAGCATTTTGCTATCCATGCTGCCGAAATCAAGGCTGCATTTGATGAAGGACTCAAGGCATATCGCCTCTAA
- a CDS encoding DUF4134 domain-containing protein translates to MNKKNRIILFAAMIVAAVSQTFAQGNGLAGINEATSMVTSYFDPGTKLIYAIGAVVGLIGGIKVYGKFSSGDPDTSKTAASWFGACIFLIVSATILRSFFL, encoded by the coding sequence ATGAACAAGAAAAACAGAATCATTCTTTTTGCTGCGATGATTGTCGCAGCCGTATCACAGACATTTGCGCAAGGCAACGGACTTGCAGGTATCAACGAGGCAACAAGTATGGTGACCTCCTACTTCGACCCGGGCACGAAGCTCATCTACGCCATCGGTGCCGTGGTGGGTCTCATCGGAGGCATCAAGGTGTATGGCAAGTTCTCGTCAGGCGACCCCGACACGAGCAAGACTGCCGCAAGCTGGTTCGGAGCCTGCATCTTCCTCATCGTGAGTGCAACCATCCTCCGCTCGTTCTTCCTATAA
- a CDS encoding DUF4133 domain-containing protein gives MADYPINKGIGHSVEFKGLKAQYLFIFAGGLLVVFFLVVVLYMAGADQLVCIGLGLTLGSLLVWGTFHLNNKYGEHGLMKLLAAKSHPRYILNRRKTNRMFKHKKKEE, from the coding sequence ATGGCTGACTACCCAATCAACAAGGGCATCGGTCATTCGGTTGAGTTCAAGGGACTGAAGGCACAGTACCTCTTCATCTTCGCAGGTGGACTGCTTGTCGTCTTCTTCCTTGTGGTAGTCCTCTATATGGCAGGTGCGGACCAACTGGTCTGCATCGGCTTGGGTCTCACGCTCGGATCATTGCTTGTATGGGGAACATTCCATCTGAACAACAAGTATGGTGAGCATGGACTGATGAAGCTCCTTGCCGCCAAGAGCCATCCACGCTATATCCTCAACCGAAGGAAAACAAACCGAATGTTCAAACATAAAAAGAAAGAAGAATGA